In a genomic window of Vigna angularis cultivar LongXiaoDou No.4 chromosome 6, ASM1680809v1, whole genome shotgun sequence:
- the LOC108342265 gene encoding uncharacterized protein LOC108342265, protein MGCCVSTDRSYSSSSSKPREPPLRSTTKGSENRAPPPEEETVKEVLSETPKWKPKFDAEKPTETEVKNEKEKLFIKPEEISEVSEVCSVSESVSTLADEESRQRVNGSPTKVRKARSFSGELGARRERTAGKSPARRAEQSPGRRNAGSVRVVQMGNGVSGNQPRRRDAGENSGRRSRSPATRIDSGAARSIVGRSPSARRTNQSPARVRAAAAESAGRKLENSNMEGKWPSSANESLENPLVSLECFIFL, encoded by the coding sequence ATGGGTTGCTGTGTCAGTACCGACAGATCTTATTCTTCATCCTCAAGCAAGCCTCGTGAGCCACCACTAAGATCTACTACTAAAGGTTCAGAAAACAGAGCACCGCCACCGGAGGAAGAGACGGTGAAGGAAGTGTTGTCAGAAACACCCAAATGGAAGCCCAAATTCGATGCGGAGAAGCCCACAGAGACCGAAGTTAAGAACGAGAAGGAGAAGTTATTCATCAAGCCCGAAGAGATCTCTGAGGTTTCTGAAGTTTGCAGTGTGAGCGAGAGCGTGTCCACGCTCGCCGACGAAGAGTCGCGTCAGAGGGTCAACGGATCTCCAACAAAGGTTCGTAAAGCGCGCTCCTTTTCCGGCGAGCTAGGGGCCCGAAGGGAAAGAACGGCGGGGAAGTCCCCTGCAAGAAGGGCGGAGCAGTCGCCGGGAAGAAGAAATGCTGGGTCGGTGAGAGTTGTTCAAATGGGCAATGGAGTAAGTGGGAACCAGCCTCGCCGACGAGACGCCGGCGAGAATTCCGGCCGTCGATCCAGGTCGCCGGCTACCCGCATCGACAGCGGGGCAGCTAGATCCATCGTGGGTCGTAGTCCGTCGGCAAGGAGAACAAATCAATCACCCGCACGGGTGAGAGCGGCGGCGGCGGAGAGCGCTGGCCGGAAATTGGAGAATTCGAATATGGAGGGTAAGTGGCCTTCTTCGGCTAACGAATCACTAGAAAACCCACTTGTGTCGTTGGAGTGCTTCATATTTCTGTAG